From Triticum urartu cultivar G1812 chromosome 2, Tu2.1, whole genome shotgun sequence, a single genomic window includes:
- the LOC125538152 gene encoding mitochondrial fission protein ELM1-like: protein MSIRPLLLPEPPGEVDRAPEIFAGGVAAVRRAVVIGNGCAGAENQCLGLVRALGLADRLTLYRIIRPTGGINKWLHFLPISLHKMVDQVLRHILSNTTFTTLFQGKLSAPYPVSNVQSLGLSSILEADSKRIVTMVRDTFEKEGLAIVVACGRDTIPYASSVRCLAPDNVFVIQIQHPRYRLDRFDLVVTPRHDYYALTAKGQQEVPWLFRRWITPREPPGPNVVLTSGALHQADSAALRIAATNWHDELAPLPKPLVVVNIGGPTRNCNYGVDLAKQLVSSLHNVSETCGSVRISFSRRTPQKVSDLILREFSTHPKFYIWGGEEPNPHLGHLAWADAFIITADSISMLSEACSTGKPVYVVGTEHCRWKFSDFHNTLQKRGAVRPLTGSEDMSDSWSYPPLNDAIDVAARVREVLAQHGWTVG from the exons ATGTCGATTCGGCCGCTGTTGCTGCCGGAGCCGCCGGGCGAGGTGGATCGGGCGCCGGAGATCTTCGCGGGTGGCGTGGCCGCGGTGCGCCGCGCAGTCGTCATCGGGAACGGCTGCGCCGGCGCCGAGAACCAGTGCCTCGGCCTCGTCCGCGCCCTCGGCCTGGCCGACCGCCTCACGCTCTAC CGTATTATCAGGCCAACCGGAGGAATCAACAAGTGGCTGCACTTTCTCCCTATCTCCTTGCATAAAATGGTGGACCAAGTACTCAGACATATACTGTCTAACACGACATTCACAACACTGTTTCAAGGAAAACTGTCAGCACCTTATCCTGTCAGTAATGTTCAATCTCTTGGATTGTCTTCTATACTAGAAGCAGATTCCAAAAGGATAGTGACAATGGTCCGTGATACCTTCGAGAA GGAAGGCCTGGCCATAGTTGTTGCTTGTGGCCGTGATACCATACCATATGCAAGCTCTGTAAGGTGTTTAGCTCCAGATAATGTCTTTGTCATTCAG ATACAACACCCCAGGTATCGCCTTGATAGGTTCGATTTGGTGGTGACTCCTCGCCATGATTACTACGCTTTAACTGCAAAGGGACAACAAGAAGTACCGTGGCTTTTCCGGAGATGGATTACTCCACGAGAACCACCCGGTCCGAATGTG GTCCTGACGTCTGGAGCACTTCACCAAGCAGATTCTGCTGCACTACGCATTGCTGCTACAAACTGGCATGATGAACTTGCTCCCTTGCCAAAGCCATTGGTAGTAGTAAATATTGGAGGACCAACAA GAAACTGTAATTATGGTGTAGACCTTGCCAAGCAGTTGGTAAGCTCACTGCACAATGTTTCAGAGACCTGTGGAAGTGTCAGAATTTCATTTTCCAGGAGAACACCACAAAAG GTGTCCGATCTTATATTGAGAGAGTTCAGCACACATCCAAAGTTCTACATTTGGGGTGGTGAAG AACCTAACCCACACCTAGGGCATCTTGCATGGGCCGATGCTTTCATCATAACAGCAGACTCGATAAGTATGCTAAGTGAGGCGTGCAGCACTGG GAAGCCGGTCTATGTTGTTGGAACTGAGCATTGCAGGTGGAAATTCTCAGATTTCCACAACACTCTGCAGAAACGAGGGGCTGTTCGTCCTTTAACTGGATCGGAAGAT ATGTCAGACAGCTGGAGCTACCCTCCTCTGAACGATGCCATTGATGTGGCTGCACGGGTTCGTGAAGTGCTTGCACAACATGGATGGACAGTGGGTTAA